Proteins from one Acidobacteriota bacterium genomic window:
- a CDS encoding PDZ domain-containing protein, which produces MSKRKIALIGILLLFLPLLAIGGPRERNHGWLGISMRELDQRVLEAFGFADEGGVLVTNVWKESPAAKAGIKKGDVILRFNGEKVFEPDDLSYLLRRTKPGQVVKIELLRKGKRITVKAKLTSRLDYYRFTLPMVREKGRSRSFLFFLRPKIGLRVYTLNPELATYFKTKKGALVLAVDEDSPAKEAGFKPGDVIVKAGGKEVTDIDDLLSEIERAEDKEMLSFLVIRRGKRITLKVKIKKNLEFHPREKGLFSPGIYRYDVEKEMIKKLNELKEELAKKEKLNLTKMHKELEELQKELELKIKESTLLPLSSPHLKGEVII; this is translated from the coding sequence ATGAGTAAGAGAAAAATAGCTTTGATAGGGATATTGCTTCTTTTCCTTCCTCTCCTCGCCATAGGAGGACCCAGAGAAAGAAACCATGGCTGGCTCGGCATCTCGATGAGGGAGCTCGACCAAAGGGTGCTCGAGGCGTTTGGGTTCGCAGACGAAGGGGGGGTATTGGTAACCAATGTATGGAAGGAAAGCCCAGCAGCCAAAGCAGGGATCAAGAAAGGCGATGTCATCCTTCGGTTTAACGGAGAAAAGGTGTTTGAACCGGATGATTTATCCTATCTGCTTCGAAGAACCAAGCCGGGACAAGTGGTAAAGATAGAGCTTCTCAGGAAGGGCAAAAGGATCACCGTCAAAGCCAAACTGACCTCGAGGTTGGACTATTACCGTTTCACTTTGCCTATGGTAAGGGAGAAAGGGAGAAGTAGATCATTTCTCTTCTTCCTCCGACCAAAGATAGGTTTAAGAGTTTACACCCTGAATCCGGAACTCGCCACCTATTTCAAGACAAAAAAGGGAGCATTGGTCCTCGCGGTAGATGAGGATTCGCCAGCCAAAGAAGCGGGCTTCAAACCCGGAGATGTAATTGTAAAAGCAGGGGGAAAGGAAGTAACCGATATAGACGATCTCCTTTCAGAGATAGAGCGGGCAGAAGATAAGGAAATGCTGAGCTTCCTCGTAATCCGCCGGGGAAAAAGAATAACTCTTAAGGTGAAGATAAAAAAGAACCTCGAATTTCACCCAAGGGAAAAGGGGCTCTTCTCTCCGGGCATATACCGCTACGATGTGGAAAAAGAGATGATAAAGAAGCTAAACGAACTAAAGGAAGAGCTCGCAAAAAAAGAGAAATTAAACCTCACAAAGATGCATAAAGAACTCGAGGAGCTCCAGAAGGAACTCGAGTTGAAGATAAAAGAAAGTACTCTTCTCCCCTTATCCTCACCCCATCTTAAAGGAGAGGTGATAATTTAA